A part of Carettochelys insculpta isolate YL-2023 chromosome 1, ASM3395843v1, whole genome shotgun sequence genomic DNA contains:
- the RAB3IP gene encoding rab-3A-interacting protein isoform X2 translates to MASDPLEGFHEVNLASPTTPDLLGVREPGTQEPTTSPSVIYRPHPSAVCSTPIQPNALNVSDLPTQPVYSSPRHLNCGESSGFSINVTDTVPCSTSGPQGGSSKHNNSRKESNNAEREFLQGATLTDVSEGKEDIFGLSTDSLSHLRSPSVLEVREKGYERLKEELAKAQRELKLKDEECERLSKVRDQLGQELEELTASLFEEAHKMVREANIKQATAEKQLKEAQGKIDVLQAEVAALKTLVLSTSPTSPTKELQSSGKAPFKKGHIRNKSTSSAIGGSHQDLTIVQPIVKDCKEADLSLYNEFRSWKEEPTMDRTCPFLNKIYQEDIFPCLTFSKSELASAVLEAVENNTLSIEPVGLQPVRFVKASAVECGGPNVRSSGSLTSHLWLLD, encoded by the exons ATGGCCAGTGACCCATTGGAAGGCTTTCATGAAGTGAACCTAGCTTCTCCCACTACTCCAGATCTTCTTGGAGTGCGTGAGCCAGGGACACAGGAACCAACTACCTCACCCAGTGTAATCTACCGCCCACATCCTTCTGCTGTGTGCTCTACACCCATTCAACCTAATGCTTTAAATGTTTCCGACCTTCCCACACAACCTGTTTATTCATCTCCAAGGCACCTAAATTGTGGAGAATCCTCAGGCTTCAG CATCAATGTTACAGACACGGTTCCTTGTTCTACCTCTGGACCCCAGGGTGGGTCATCCAAACACAATAATTCCAGAAAGGAGAGCAATAATGCAGAGAGAGAGTTTTTGCAGGGTGCCACACTAACAGATGTTTCTGAAGGGAAGGAAGATATATTTGGGCTGAGTACAGACAGTCTATCTCATTTACGGAGCCCATCTGTGCTTGAAGTAAGAGAGAAGGGCTATGAAAGATTGAAAGAAGAACTTGCAAAAGCTCAGAGG GAGCTGAAATTAAAAGATGAAGAATGTGAAAGACTTTCTAAAGTGCGCGATCAACTTGGACAGGAATTGGAAGAACTTACAGCTAGTCTGTTTGAG GAAGCACACAAAATGGTAAGAGAAGCTAATATCAAACAAGCTACTGCggaaaaacaattaaaagaagCACAGGGGAAG ATTGATGTCCTTCAGGCTGAAGTAGCAGCTCTGAAAACACTAGTACTATCCACTTCACCAACGTCACCAACTAAGGAGCTTCAGTCTAGTGGAAAAGCACCATTTAAAAAAGGACACATAAGAAACAAAAGTACAAGTAGTGCTATAGGTGGAAGTCATCAAGACCTCACCATAGTGCAGCCAATTGTTAAAGACTGCAAAGAG gcTGATTTATCCCTGTATAATGAATTCAGATCTTGGAAGGAAGAGCCAACTATGGACAGAACATGCCCTTTCTTAAACAAAATATATCAGGAAGATATCTTCCCATGTTTAACGTTCTCGAAAAGTGAG CTAGCTTCAGCTGTTCTAGAGGCTGTTGAAAACAACACCCTGAGCATTGAACCAGTTGGCCTGCAACCTGTTCGATTTGTGAAAGCTTCTGCAGTTGAATGTGGGGGACCAAA tgtgcgtAGCAGTGGTTCATTGACCTCCCACCTTTGGCTGTTAGACTAG